A window of bacterium genomic DNA:
GCCGAAGAAGATACCGGCGAAGACAGCAATGGCTCCAATAATGACTATCCTTGTTTTTTTATTCATGGCGTCAACGTTACAGGTTTTTCAAAATTTCCAACGCCTTATCAAGCTGTGGATCTTTCCCCTCTTCTACGTCTTCTTTTATCTCCACTTCCACATCCGGCTTAAGTCCTTCATCGTTAATTGACACGCCGTTCGGCGTTACCCATTTTGCGGTAGTTATTTTCAACACGGAACCATCAGAAAGATTCACTAGTTCCTGCACAGAACCTTTCCCGTATGACTTCTCGCCGATAAGTTTCACGCCCCTTACGTCGCGGAGAGCTCCGGCGAGAATTTCGGATGCCGACGCCGAACCCTTGTTTATAAGCACAACCACGGCATACGATTCCAGTCCTCGATATCCCCTGCTTGTAAAGGGCAGATGATTTCCCGCCGCATCAACTTCGAACACCACAACTTCTCCTCTCGCAAGGAACCAACTTGCTATATCCTGGGCAACATCCAGAAACCCACCGGGATTATTACGCACATCGATGACAAGCTTATTCTGCGGAAGTTTTTTTATATCCCGCACAAGCTCTGCAAAGGATCTTGATGCATCCGCGTTGAAATTCAAAATACGCACAATGCCTATCCCGTCTTTCACTTCCCACTTGATAGATGGCACCACGATCGTCTGGCGTATAATACTAACTTCCCTGGGCTCCTCGGCGTCCTCCGGGAGTATCAGAAGTTTCACCGAACTGCCTACCGCTCCGCGAATATGGGAGACGGCCTCATCGAGAGTGAAGTCGGGGGTAAACGCCTCATCAATTTTTAAAATTCTATCTCCTGCCTTTAGACCTGCTTTTTCAGCAGGGCTTTCTGCGAGAGGTGAGATCACGACAAGCACTCCTTTGCGGATGCCTATCTCCGCGCCAATGCCGCCGAAACTTCCCTGCAGATCCTCAACAAACTTTTCCTGCTCCTCGGCGGGCACAAAGACTGTGTAGGGATCGCCGACGCTTGAAACAAATCCTGCAACCCCTCCGTAGAGCATTTTTTTAAGATCAAGTTTCGATTGGTCAACGTAGCGTTCTTTCAACACCCGATATGATTCCCAAAACGGCGTAAGATCGAGGTCCGCAGGCTTGCCACTTCCTTCATTAACCGTGATCTGGATGGGAGTTACTTTTGAAAATTCGGCTCCGCGTTGAATGCCAAGCGCAAAACCGACGCCGTAGCTTAAAGCCGCGCTACCCACTACCGCAATGAAGATGAAAAGCCACTGTTTTCGCATACTCGGCACTACAACCGGATATACATGGGATTGTAGTAGCGAATTAACCGGGTTATACTATTCCTTAAAAACGTTTCTGGAAACTTCACGCATGGCATCGAAATTGCCTGATTTAGGAATCAGTGTGTAAAGATTATTTTGATATTTAACTTCAAGAAGCTCGTTTTCTCCCGAACTAAAAATAACATGCCGAATGGTAGGAGATTTAATGCGCGAGGCATAGGATGCAAATTCGGAGATTCTGGAGAACTCAAGATCGGTAGACACGTTCCGCTCAAAAGCGCGTAAAAGGTCATTGAGCTTGAAGGGATTGAGCAAAAAGCCGAGCGATGTCACTTTTTCTCGTATGGCGACCAGCACCTGCTGTTCTCTTCTTGCGCGATCAAAGTCATTTGAAGAAAAACGGGCACGCAAATAATAAAGCGTAGTGATGCCATCAAGCGTCTGGGTCCCCGCCGGAAGCGCAAATACCCATTTCTGGCTTTCCACAACTCCCTGGGACGTCGAAACGGTGTCAGTTCTGATACTGAAGGCCGTTGACGTTCCCATGTCTCCGCCGCGAATCCACTGTCGATCTTCAATAAATGGGCTCTGCAGCTTGACCGTCACTCC
This region includes:
- a CDS encoding S41 family peptidase gives rise to the protein MRKQWLFIFIAVVGSAALSYGVGFALGIQRGAEFSKVTPIQITVNEGSGKPADLDLTPFWESYRVLKERYVDQSKLDLKKMLYGGVAGFVSSVGDPYTVFVPAEEQEKFVEDLQGSFGGIGAEIGIRKGVLVVISPLAESPAEKAGLKAGDRILKIDEAFTPDFTLDEAVSHIRGAVGSSVKLLILPEDAEEPREVSIIRQTIVVPSIKWEVKDGIGIVRILNFNADASRSFAELVRDIKKLPQNKLVIDVRNNPGGFLDVAQDIASWFLARGEVVVFEVDAAGNHLPFTSRGYRGLESYAVVVLINKGSASASEILAGALRDVRGVKLIGEKSYGKGSVQELVNLSDGSVLKITTAKWVTPNGVSINDEGLKPDVEVEIKEDVEEGKDPQLDKALEILKNL